The Planctomycetota bacterium region CTGGCTGATCGTGCTCCGCGGCGCCTGCGCCACCGCCGTCACCGCCATCGGCACGCTGCTGGCCGTGATGGCCATTGACGCCACGGTGACGCTCTTCTCGCTGACGACCCGCTGGGCGCTCACCCTCTCCGCCTACGGGGCCACGGCCTTCGTGGCCGTCTGGTTCCTCGTGCGGCCGCTGGCCCGCAGCCTGACCCTGGCGGGAACGGCCCGCGCCATCGAGACCCACCACCCCGAGCTCCAGGAGCGAATCAGCTCGGCCGTGGAACTGCTGACGAGCCAGGACGCGCCCGAGCTGCGCGGCTCGGACCAGCTCATCCGCGCGCTGGTGATGCAGGCGGCCGACAGCGCCCGCGGGCTCTCGCCGCGCCGCGAGGTCACGCTGCGCGCGGCCCGCCCCTACCTCGCCGCGGCGGCGGCCGTGGCGGCCCTCTTTGCCGCCGTGTTCGTGTTGTGGCCCGACCAGGCGCGCTTCCTGCTCGCACGGGCCTCCGCGCCCTTCATCAACCTGCCCAATCTGCGCGCCCGCGACCTGGCCGTCACCCCCGGCGACGTGGTGATCCTCGAGGACCAGCGGCTCCAGGTCGAGGTGGACGTGCCGATGCGCAACGTGCGCGGGGCCTACTTCCGCACCGTGGCGCCCGACGGCTCGGAGACGGCCGAGGAGATGACCCCCCTGCTCGCCGGCACCGGCGGCGAGCGGCGCTTCGCCTTCACCTGCCCGCCCGCGACTAAGACCTTCCGCTACCGCATCCACGCGGGCGACGCGTTGAGCGCCTTCTACACGGCCACCGTGGTGGCCCGCCCGGCCATCGAGCAACTGAGCTTGCGCTACGAGTTCCCCCAGTACACCGAGCGCGAGCCCGCCGTGGTCGAGAAGGCCGACGGCGATATCAAGGCCCTCCCTGGCACGGTGGTGACGCTCACGGCGCGGACGAACAAGCCCATGGCCGCGGCGCAGATGCTCGTCAACGGCCTGCCGCCCGCCGACCCCAAGGGCCAGCCGCTGGTGCAGACCACCCTGGTTGCGCAGGGCGAGGGCGCGCCCGCCGTCCTCTGCCGATTCACCCTGGGCCACGAGTTGGCCGGCAAGTGGACCCTCCAGCTCACCGACGCGCACACGTTCACCAGCTCCACCGCCGAGCACGCCATCCAGGTGGTGCCCGACGCAGCGCCCACCGTGGCCATCATCAAGCCCGAGGCGAAGCAGCTCCGCCTGCCCCCCACCGCCCCCTTGCCCATTTCCTACACGCTCGAGGACGACATCGGCCTGGCAACGGCCGAACTGCTGATCGAGGTGGACGGCCGCGGCCGCCCCCCAAAGCCCATCGCCCTGCCGCCCAGGGGCAAGAGCCCGACCCGCGCCGTGGCGAGCGACACGGCCCTCCAGCTCGGCACGATGGACCTGCGGAACGCCAAGTACGTCACCTTCCAGCTCAAGGCCACCGACAACTGCCCCAAGGAGTTCAAAGGCCCCCATAGCGGCCTCTCGGACGTCTATCGCATCGAGCTGGACGTGCGGGCGCCCTCGTTCGCCGTCGCCGAGCTCATGAGCCAGGAGAAGAAGCTCAAGGAGAGCCTCGAACGAGTCAAGAAGGACCTCCAGGCCGCCAAGCGCGACAGCGAGAAGCTCCGCGAAGACCTGCCCAAGCAGGACACCCCGCGCGAGAAGGACCAGAAACGCATTGACGACATGCGCAAGGCCCTGGCATCGGCCGACTCCGCCGCGCGCAAGGTCGCCCAGGAGATGGAGGGCGGCTACTTCGACAAGCTGGGCGAGAAGGTGAAGGAACTGGCCGACGAACACATCGCCAAGGCCGAGAACCTGGCGGGCCAGACCAAGCTCGCCGAACAGGCCGCCGAACGCGGCATGCTCGCCCGCGAGACCGACCGCACGATTGACCGCTCGATCAGGATGGTCGAGGAGCTCATGAAGCAGGTCGAGCCGGTCTCCGACGTGGTGCGCAAGGCCATCGAGATGGACGAGATGGCGACGCGCGAGGCCGACCTCGCCCGCGAGAAACTCGCCGCGGAGCAGGCCGCCGCCCAGGCCAATATGACGCCCGAGGAGTGGCAGAAGGCCCAGGAGGCCCTCGCGCGCGAAATGGCCGAGATGCTGAAGGACATGCCCGGCGGCGAGCGGGCCGCGCTCCAGGCGGCCCAGCAGATGGCCGCCAACATGGCCGCCGAGGCCCGCGAAATGGCCAGGGAGCAGGCCGCCCTCGCGGGGCAGAACCCCCAGCTCGAGAAGATTCAGGCGATCGACAAGGCCCTCGCCGACATCGCGAAGCAGCAACAGCAACTCGCCAACGACGCGGCCGCAGGCGCCGCCAGCGCCCCCCAGGCACAGCCGATGGCCAGGGCCGCCGAGAACATCCAGGCAGGCAACCTGCCCCAAGCCGTCCAGAACCAGGCCGCGGCCGAGAATGCCCTGAATCAGGCCGCCCAGCAGATGGCTCAGGGCCAGCCGCCCGCCACGCCGCCAGGGGGCGACGCGGCCCAGGCCGCACCCCAGAACGCCCAGCAGGTGGCCGACCTCGCGAAGCGGCAGGGCGAACTCCGCAATCAGACTCAAGCCCTGATGGAGCAGCGCGCCCAGCTCGCGGGCGAGCACGCCCAGGGCCAGATGGAGCGCCTCCGGAACGAGCAGGCCGCCGTCGCCCAGCAGGCCGAGGCTCTGGCCGAGAACGTCAATAACGTCGCCCCTCAAGCCGCCCCGGCGGGCGATCAGGCGGCCCGGAACGCTGGCGAAGCCGCAAAGGCGCTTCAGAACAACCAGGTCGGCGAGGCCGCCAAGGCCGCCACCGAGGCCGGCAACCAACTCGGCCAGCTTGCCGAACGCCTCGAGAACGCCGCGGCCCAACCCTTCACAGGCCAACCCGCGCCGAACCAGGGGCAGCCCGCCGCCGAGGCCGGCGCCCAACCGCCAGGAGAACACGGCGCCCCCGCCCAAGCCCAGGCCGCCCAGCCCGGAGCGGCCGAAGGCCAGCCCTCCGCCCAAGGGAACCCAAAGGGAGCAGGAGAACAGGGGAATCCACCGCAGGAGGCCGGCGGCGCCCCGCCCGCCGCCGGCAACGAAGCGCAGCCCCAGGGAGCGCAGAATCCCGAGCCGGGCGGCGCCCAGCCGCCGCAGGCCGCGGGCGCCCAGGGAGGCCAGCAGCCCAACGACCGCGGCGCCACGGCGCAACTGGCGCAACAGGCCGCCGGCCTCGCCGAGCGCCAGCAGCAGCTCGCCCGCGAGATGCAGGCCCTCGCCGGCCAGAACCCCCTGGGCCAGGCCGCCGCCGAGCAGGGCGCTCTCGCCGAACGCGCGGGCGACCTCGCTCAGGCCGCCGCGGCCCTTCAGCAGCAGGCGAGCCAGCTCGGCGCCGGCCAGGGCCAGGCGGCCGACGCCGCTACGCAGCTCGGCCGAGCGCAGGCCGAGGCACAGAATGCGGCCAATCAGCTAGCGAATGCCGCCGCGCCGCAGGGCCAGCCCGCCCAGGCGAATCCCGGGCAGGGGGCACCGAACCAGGGCGCCCCGGCCCAAGGCCAGGCAGGGCAGGGCCAGCCCGGGCAAGGCGCCCCGACGCCCAGCGCCGCCTCCCCGGCGCAGCAGTCGGCGGCCCAAGCCATGAACGCCGCGGCCAACGCCCTCGCTGCCCTCGGCCAGGCCCTCGGCAACGCCGCCGCTCAGGCGTCGTCGGCCGAACCCGGCACCCCCGCCGCAGCGGGCACCCCGGGCCAGATGGCTCAGGCCCACCAGTCCGCCAACCAGGCCGCCGCCGCTCAGTCCGGAATGGCCGCCGCCCAGGCGGCGGGGCAGATGTCCGCGATGGCCTCGCAGGCAGCGGCCCAGGCCATGGCCTCGGGCGGCAACCTGCGGAACCAGCCCCACCCCAAGAGCATGGGCAACCCCACCGAGGGCACCGGCACGCAGACCACTGACCTCTCGGAGTCCAAGCTCCGCGACCTCGGCATCAAGCTCGAAGACTGGGCGCGCCTTCCCGGCGAGCTCCGCGACCAGATTCTCCAGGCCGCCAACGACCTCGGCCCCGACGAGTACCGCCCCCTCATCAAGCGCTACTTCCAGGAAGTCGCCCGCCGCGGCGGCATCAAGCCCGCCAAGCCCGAGGGAAAGTGACATGCGCCTCCGCCGCCTCTTCCTTGCTCTGCTCCTCGCCCTGCCGCCGTTCGCCCGCGCCGACGAGGAATCGCCCGCCCTGGCCAAGTTCCGCGAACCCGTGGACCAGGCCATCGACCGCGCCCTCGAGTTCCTCGCCGACAACCAGGAGAGCGACGGCTCGTTCCGCAGTTCCTCCATGCGCCGCTCCACCGCCATCGCCTCGCTCGCCGTCATGGCCTTCCTCGCCAAGGGCCACACCCCCGGCCAGGCCCCCTACGGCGACGTGCTCAACCGCGGCATTGACTTCGTGGTCGGCGCCCAGCAATGGAACGGCATGCTCGTGGGCGACACCTCCACCCACGGCCCCATGTACTCCCACTGCATCGCCACGCTCATGCTCAGCGAGGTCTCGGGCATGGTGGACCCCGACCGCCAGCGCCGCGTGGACGCCGCGCTGGGCAAGGCCCTCCGCCTCATCCTCGCCGCGCAGAAGATGCCCAAGCCCCAGCACCACAAGGGCGGCTGGCGCTACCAGCACAACTCCAACGACTCCGACATCTCCTGCTCCGGCTGGGCGCTGATGAGCCTCCGAGCCGTTCGCAATGCCGGCGGCGCCGTCCCACGCGAGGCCATCGAGGACGCCATCCAGTTCGTCCTCAACTGCCGCCAGCGCGACGGCGGCTTCGGCTACCAGCCCGGCGGCGGCAGCGGCCTCGCCCGCACCGGCACCGCCCTCCTCTGCCTCGAGCTGTGCGGCCGCCACCGCACCAAGGAGGCCCTCGGCGCCGGCGACTGGATTCTCCGCCACATGCGCGATGGCGACTCCGACGGCTTCTTCTACTACGGCATCTACTACACCTCTCAAGGCATGTTCCAGCTTGGCGATGAATACTGGGAGAAATTCGCCGAACACATGTACAGCACCCTCCTCAAGATGCAGGACGCCAGCGACGGCTCCTGGCACGAGGGCCGCGGCAACGAAGCCCGCGCCGGCCGCTGCTACTCCACGGCCATGGCCGTCTTGGCCTTGACCCCAGCGTACCGTCAGTTGCCGATCTACCAGCGTTGACCCCTCGTCTTCCGGCCCTCCGCCTCTTCGCCCCCACCACCGAACACCAAACACCGCTTCCTCCCTCTTCGCGCCCCCGCCTATCGCCAACTGCCGACCTACCAGAGATGATACGTGCGTGGGGGGAGGAAGCCCTTCTTCGCAAGAAGGGCTTCCTCCCCCCACGCCCACCGTCATCCCAAGAACTGCCACACTAGGAACCTGTCCAAGAATCCCCGTAGGCTGCGTTGCCGGCGCCAGCGGGGCGGATGCAAGGCGCGGCTCCGCAGGCGTTGCTGCGGAGCGCATCGCTGAGGAGACGCAACGCGGCAGACGCCCCGCTGCCGCCGCACTTCTCAACCACCGATGTAGTGCTCGGCCCAGGGCATGTTGATAGCTGTTCTGGACATGTTGCCGACTGCCAACATGGGCTCAAGCTCTTACTCCCACGTAACTTACGATTGGTTGACGCTCCACTTTGCCTCTGCCTAGTTGCGTTCAGGCAACATGGGAGGGCGCAGACGGCGACGCCCGAGCCTCTGCCAGCCAGGGTGTCTATGCGTAATCAATTGCCCACGCATCACTTACACATCTGGAGCGCAGGGCGATGTTCTGAGCGTAAAGCGGCATAAGAATTGCTGCGAAGTATTTGTGTTGTTGGGCATAGGTGAGGTAATCCAGTTGAAGACGCTGACACGCAAGCCCCATTCGCTCGCCGCGCTTGCCCTCCTGGTCTGCCTCGCGGCGTTCGCGCGCCCGGCCCAGGCGATGCTGATCCGCGGCATAGGCACGGGCGCGCTCGTGGGCGGCGACCTGACCGACCCCGAGAATGACATCAACGACAACGTGCCGCTCAATCCCAACGGCGGCTCGGGCTTCAACTGGGTCGCGAGCATCGCCACGAGCAGCAACTTCTTCACCCCGGGCAAGAGCCCCGGCGAGGGCGCACTCGACCTCTTCGACAACAAGGTCGGCGCCGGCGAGGCCAAGTGGTACGACGGCAGCGTCCTCCCCAGCCCGGGCTACCGAGTCGCCGTCCAGTTCCCCGTGCAATACGCCCTCACGCGCTTCACCGTGGCCTCGGCCAACGACGTGCCCAGCCGCGACCCGGACATCTGGCGCATCATCGCCTCCGACGACGGCTTGACCTGGGTGACCATCTTCGCCCAGAGCAACGACGGCGTGTCGGTGTGGGGCGCCACGCGGCTCCAGGTGAACCAGTGGGACGTCGGCACCGATTTCCCCGGCCAGCGCGGCTACCTGTGGTACGGGATCGAGGTCACCTCGGTGGTCTCGGGCAGCGACCCGCAGCTCAGCGAGGTCGAGTTCTTCGGCACCCTGGCGCCCGAGCCGGCGTCGCTGGTGCTGCTGGGCGCAGGCGTGGCCGCAGTGGTCCGCCGACGGCGTGCGCGTCGCTGACCCTCTCCCCCTTCCGCCTCGTGCCCCTTGCGCAAGCGTTCGAGCATGGTCCGGCTCTCAGGCGAGCCTGCTGAAGTGAATGTGGCACAGCCGCCCTCGGCTGTGCTGTGGGTGTGTTGTGGGCGGGATGTCCCCATCCCGCGTATCGAGGCGTGGGGACACGCTGCCCACAATGCCCACCCCAGGACACCGCCGCGGGCGGCTATGCCGCACGTTCTGCCCTCAGACGGAGCCCACTTCATTCGGCTGAAGCATGGCGATTGTGGCAGGGGCGGTGCGCGTTCGACTCGATGCGACTGCCTCGCTACACAACATATCGAGGAGGAACCCGATGCCGCTTGGCCAGATCATCTCGCTGCTGATCGTAGGCGCCGTGACGGGCACCCTCGCGGGCGGGCTGGTGACGCGCCGCCGCGAGGGCTTCGGCCACCTGTTGAACCTCCTGTGCGGCGTAGGGGGCGCGCTGATCGGCGGGGGCCTGTTCAACCTGCTTCACATCAACCTGGGTTTCGGCAGCATCGCCGTGAGCCTGGAGGACCTCGTCGTGGCCTTCGTGGGCGCGCTGCTCCTGCTGGGGATTGTGGCGCTGCTGCGCGGCCCATCGAAAAAGCCCAGAAAGTAAGGGCGGCCCGAAAGCCGCCCTCACGAGCCGATGAGCGGGACTCGGCAAACGCCGCTACTGTGACGGAGTGGGCGGCGCCTGCTTGCGGAGGGTGACGTAGAGCGTGGCATCGCCCCGCGGGGGCACCGACGCCTGCCTCGCAAGGTTCGCGTTCACCGTGGTCGGGCTGAGGGTCCACATCGCGCCGGTCAGCGGGTCCACGATCAACCAGCCGATCAGGCCGCCGATGAAGAAATTCCCCACGATGTACCACCCGCCCAGCGAGCCGGAGATGGTGACAATGGCGGGCGTGTAGCCCTCGTGCTCGATCTGCACGCGGTACTCGCCGCTGGAGAAGAAGCCGCTGCCCCGCTTGAGCTTGAGCGTGCAGGGCGTCGCCTGGGCCGTGACCACCGAGCCCGAACTGTCGTAGATCGTCACCCGGCTGCCCGCAGGCGAGGCGAAGATCGAAACCGATTGCCGCGTGCCATTGACGATGGACGCGCAGCCCGAGCCCCCGATGACGGCCGCCAGCGCCACCAGGCCGCAGATCAACCCGCTCCTCATGGGGTGCAATTCAGCCGACCCGGCGAGCATCCTAGCGCGAGTTCCGCGGCCCGTCAAGCGTCATTCGCCCCGCATCGCGCCTTGCGCCCGGCGACGGGAAGCGCTATCAACAAGGCTGCTTGAACGGCCATCGAGGCGCCCCGGCACGAAAGGAACCCCCCAATGAACGGACACGACCTGGCGCAGGCGTTACGAGCAGGGCGGCGCGTGTATGGCACCTGCATTACCGCGCCCTCGCCGCGCTGGCCCGGCGTGGTGAAGGGCCTTGGCCTCGACTTCGTGTTCCTTGACACCGAGCACGTGGCCCAGGACCGCGAGAAGTTGTCGTGGATGTGCGGGGCGTACCGCAGCCTGGGCATTGCGCCCGTGGTGCGCATCCCCGAGCCCGACCCGTATCAGGCCTGCATGGTCTTCGACGGCGGGGCCGAGGGGGTGATCGCGCCCTATGTGGAGACGGCGGCCCAGGTGCGCGCCCTCGTCGGCGCGGCCAAGCTGCGGCCGCTCAAGGGCGAGCGCCTCCATGATCGCCTGGAGGGCAAGGCTCCGCTCGAGCCCCAGTTGGAGAGCTACCTGGCCGAGCGCAACGCGGGCAGCGCGCTGATCGTGAACATCGAGAGCACGCCCGCCCTCGCCGCGCTGGACGAGATTGTCGCGGTAGCCGGCCTCGACGCCGTGCTGATCGGGCCGCACGACCTCACGTGCAGCCTGGGAGTCCCCGAGCAATACCAGCACCCGCGCTTCGACGAGGCGGTGCGCACCATCGTGCGCAAGGCCCGCGCCGCGGGCGTGGGCGCGGGCATTCACTACTGGCTGGGCACCGAGCAGGAGATCGCCTGGGCACGCGACGGCCTGAACCTGGTGATCCATAGCACCGACAGCGTGCTTTTCGCCAACGCCTTGCGGGCCGACCTGGCGACGCTGCGGGGCGCGCTGGGCGATAGCGCGGCCGCGCGCGCGCCTGCCGAGCCCCAGGTGTAGGCATCCGAGGGGAGATCGGCGCACGAGCCTCGCTCCGCAACTGCTGCTCGCGCCGTGTGTTATGGCTGCGCAGGAGAAAAGTTAACGCGAATTAATTTTTTCCTTGCATTTCCTGAACAGGGTGGTATAATCACGAGCGTCCAAGGATGAGCATTCTTGGGCGTTCTTCCAACCGCGAATCTGCTCGGTTTGGCCGCGTCCCAAAGACGCGGCCAAGTCGTTTAAGCCTGCCCCGCAAGCTTCCCCACCCACGCCTCAGCGCTGGCGGAGAAGGCGCCGCGTGTGATGAGTTGTCGCGCCCTGTCACCCAGTGTAAATCGCGCTCCGGGGAACGCCCTGAGTGATTGACTCTCCCGCGGGAAAGCGTATATTCGGGTCGTGCGTCGCGCGCGGACCCTCGCGCGCGGCGCCTGGCGTGTGATCGCCCCGCACAGGGAAAGGAGAGACCCCGTGGGTTCCGAGGCCGAAGCTCTGACGCCCGAAGAGGCCCTCGCCGCCATTGACGGCGAA contains the following coding sequences:
- a CDS encoding prenyltransferase/squalene oxidase repeat-containing protein, which translates into the protein MRLRRLFLALLLALPPFARADEESPALAKFREPVDQAIDRALEFLADNQESDGSFRSSSMRRSTAIASLAVMAFLAKGHTPGQAPYGDVLNRGIDFVVGAQQWNGMLVGDTSTHGPMYSHCIATLMLSEVSGMVDPDRQRRVDAALGKALRLILAAQKMPKPQHHKGGWRYQHNSNDSDISCSGWALMSLRAVRNAGGAVPREAIEDAIQFVLNCRQRDGGFGYQPGGGSGLARTGTALLCLELCGRHRTKEALGAGDWILRHMRDGDSDGFFYYGIYYTSQGMFQLGDEYWEKFAEHMYSTLLKMQDASDGSWHEGRGNEARAGRCYSTAMAVLALTPAYRQLPIYQR
- a CDS encoding PEP-CTERM sorting domain-containing protein — encoded protein: MKTLTRKPHSLAALALLVCLAAFARPAQAMLIRGIGTGALVGGDLTDPENDINDNVPLNPNGGSGFNWVASIATSSNFFTPGKSPGEGALDLFDNKVGAGEAKWYDGSVLPSPGYRVAVQFPVQYALTRFTVASANDVPSRDPDIWRIIASDDGLTWVTIFAQSNDGVSVWGATRLQVNQWDVGTDFPGQRGYLWYGIEVTSVVSGSDPQLSEVEFFGTLAPEPASLVLLGAGVAAVVRRRRARR
- a CDS encoding GlsB/YeaQ/YmgE family stress response membrane protein; amino-acid sequence: MPLGQIISLLIVGAVTGTLAGGLVTRRREGFGHLLNLLCGVGGALIGGGLFNLLHINLGFGSIAVSLEDLVVAFVGALLLLGIVALLRGPSKKPRK
- a CDS encoding aldolase/citrate lyase family protein; its protein translation is MNGHDLAQALRAGRRVYGTCITAPSPRWPGVVKGLGLDFVFLDTEHVAQDREKLSWMCGAYRSLGIAPVVRIPEPDPYQACMVFDGGAEGVIAPYVETAAQVRALVGAAKLRPLKGERLHDRLEGKAPLEPQLESYLAERNAGSALIVNIESTPALAALDEIVAVAGLDAVLIGPHDLTCSLGVPEQYQHPRFDEAVRTIVRKARAAGVGAGIHYWLGTEQEIAWARDGLNLVIHSTDSVLFANALRADLATLRGALGDSAAARAPAEPQV